One segment of Drosophila ananassae strain 14024-0371.13 chromosome 3R, ASM1763931v2, whole genome shotgun sequence DNA contains the following:
- the LOC26514418 gene encoding uncharacterized protein LOC26514418 has protein sequence MIEEVVEMFLVSTVLFFCVELERPPDGWGYFNCACPIVMGLLSAGLIHINKI, from the exons ATGATAGAGGAAGTTGTGGAGATGTTCCTAGTCTCTACCGTACTCTTTTTTTGTGTCGAGTTGGAGAGGCCGCCTGATGGCTGGGGATACTTTAATTGTGCCTGCCCAATCGTTATGGGTTTACTTTCTGCCGGATTAATTCACATAAAT AAAATCTAG
- the LOC6498243 gene encoding heterogeneous nuclear ribonucleoprotein 27C has protein sequence MEEDERGKLFVGGLSWETTQENLSRYFCRFGDIIDCVVMKNNESGRSRGFGFVTFADPTNVNHVLQNGPHTLDGRTIDPKPCNPRTLQKPKKGGGYKVFLGGLPSNVTETDLRTFFGRYGKVTEVVIMYDQEKKKSRGFGFLSFEEESSVEHVTNERYINLNGKQVEIKKAEPRDGSGGQNSNNSTVGGAYGKLGNECSHWGPHHAPINMMQGQNGQMGGPPLNMPIGAPNMMPGYQGWGTSPQQQQYGYGNSGPGSYQGWGAPPGPQGPPPQWSNYAGPQQTQGYGGYDMYNSTSTGAPSGPSGGGSWNTWNMPPNSAGPTGAPGAGAGTATDMYSRAQTWAAGGPSTTGPVGGMPRTGPGNSASKSGSEYDYGGYGSGYDYDYSNYVKQEGASNYAAGPRSAYGNDSSTQPPYAASQAV, from the exons ATGGAGGAAGATGAAAGGGGCAAACTGTTTGTGGGCGGCCTGTCCTGGGAGACGACGCAAGAGAACCTGTCGCGCTATTTCTGCCGCTTCGGAGACATCATCGATTGTGTGGTAATGAAGAACAATGAGAGCGGAAGGTCACGCGGCTTTGGCTTTGTAACCTTTGCCGATCCCACCAACGTCAACCACGTGCTGCAGAATGGACCGCATACGCTGGACGGACGCACGATTGATCCCAAGCCGTGTAATCCACGCACCCTCCAGAAGCCGAAGAAGGGCGGCGGCTATAAGGTCTTCCTGGGTGGCCTCCCATCGAACGTCACCGAGACCGATCTGCGTACTTTCTTTGGACGATATGGCAAGGTCACCGAGGTGGTGATCATGTACGATCAGGAGAAAAAGAAGTCCCGTGGATTTGGATTCCTCTCCTTCGAGGAGGAGTCGTCGGTGGAGCACGTTACTAACGAGCGCTACATCAATCTAAATGGCAAGCAG GTCGAGATCAAGAAGGCCGAGCCTCGCGATGGATCTGGCGGCCAGAACTCCAACAATAGCACGGTTGGCGGCGCCTATGGCAAGCTTGGAAACGAGTGCAGCCACTGGGGACCTCATCATGCTCCGATCAACATGATGCAGGGCCAAAATGGTCAGATGGGTGGACCACCACTAAACATGCCCATTGGAGCGCCGAACATGATGCCTGGATACCAGGGCTGGGGTACATctccgcagcagcagcagtatgGCTATGGCAACAGCGGCCCTGGATCGTACCAGGGATGGGGAGCACCCCCTGGCCCCCAGGGACCTCCGCCGCAATGGTCTAACTACGCTGGACCGCAGCAGACGCAGGGTTATGGCGGTTATGACATGTACAACTCTACGTCAACTGGAGCTCCCTCGGGACCATCAGGCGGCGGTAGCTGGAATACGTGGAACATGCCGCCCAACTCGGCCGGCCCGACCGGAGCCCCTGGCGCTGGAGCTGGCACTGCCACGGACATGTATTCGCGAGCTCAGACCTGGGCAGCGGGAGGTCCCTCAACAACTGGACCCGTTGGTGGCATGCCACGCACCGGACCGGGAAACTCGGCTTCGAAGTCGGGATCTGAATACGATTACGGTGGCTATGGCTCCGGTTACGACTACGACTACAGCAACTACGTGAAGCAGGAAGGAGCCTCTAACTACGCAGCTGGACCGCGGTCGGCGTATGGCAACGATAGCTCCACGCAGCCACCCTATGCAGCCTCGCAGGCTGTCTAA